A single Drosophila miranda strain MSH22 chromosome XR, D.miranda_PacBio2.1, whole genome shotgun sequence DNA region contains:
- the LOC108152401 gene encoding adenosine deaminase 2-A gives MRMLGRRYYNLIAVLAVGLFMCVCPDPVESRTRNKNVAERRLMSLYGNTPHVEALLGRSRPTPDTYKTLRSAFFRYEESRSLGYDLELTDRELQANETIMAAKLHEYTEGLLTPHLFKPAQHIFDVLDGVRDTQLFHFLKKMPKGAVLHAHDTALCSTESIIKLTYYDSLWACLQKDDLDFSVLRFAKKAPQAQANCNWTLLTEVRQKYGAENVDEYLSEHLTLYPTKKFEDNNAAWSTFMDIFSLLDGLVMYAPAWGDYYYNALQEFYDDGVQYLEFRSVVPTLYDLEETVYTPLDTVRIYVETLEKFKKDNPDFIGSRMIYAPIRNTNPEGVLSYIETLKEIKAQYPDFIAGFDLVGQEELGRPLSEFIDQLLEIPEDIDFYFHAGETNWFGSSVDENLIDAILLGTKRIGHGFGLVKHPVVLDMLKKLNVAIEVNPISNQVLQLITDFRNHPCATFFADGYPVVISSDDPSFWKATPLTHDFYIAFLGIASQHSDLRLLKKLALNSIQYSSLPTEQQFEALEKWQAKWDQFIADVNEESTNRGSSSLHLD, from the exons ATGAGAATGCTTGGCCGAAGATATTATAATCTTATCGCTGTTCTGGCTGTGGGCCTCTTCATGTGCGTCTGCCCAGATCCGGTTGAGTCGCGCACACGGAACAAGAATGTAGCCGAAAGAAGGCTGATGTCATTGTACGGCAACACGCCCCATGTGGAGGCGCTTCTGGGCAGGAGTCGACCCACTCCGGACACCTACAAGACCCTGCGGAGCGCCTTCTTCCGCTACGAGGAGTCTCGCTCCCTGGGCTACGACCTGGAGCTGACGGATCGCGAGCTCCAGGCCAATGAGACCATCATGGCCGCCAAGCTGCACGAGTACACGGAGGGACTGCTCACGCCGCATCTCTTTAAGCCGGCCCAGCACATCTTTGATGTCCTCGACGGTGTCCGCGACACGCAACTCTTCCACTTCCTTAAGAAGATGCCCAAGGGGGCGGTCCTGCACGCCCACGACACGGCCCTCTGCAGCACGGAGTCCATCATCAAGCTGACATACTACGACAGCCTGTGGGCTTGTCTGCAGAAGGACGACCTCGACTTCTCCGTTCTACGGTTCGCCAAGAAGGCGCCCCAGGCGCAGGCCAACTGCAACTGGACTCTGCTGACCGAGGTCCGACAGAAGTACGGGGCGGAGAATGTGGACGAGTATCTGTCGGAGCATCTCACCCTGTACCCCACCAAGAAGTTCGAGGACAACAATGCCGCCTGGTCAACCTTCATGGATATCTTTAGCCTGCTCGACGGGCTGGTGATGTATGCCCCCGCCTGGGGCGACTACTACTACAACGCCCTGCAGGAGTTCTACGACGATGGAGTGCAGTACTTGGAATTCAGATCGGTGGTACCAACG CTGTATGATCTGGAGGAAACTGTTTACACCCCTTTGGACACGGTGAGGATCTATGTGGAGACACTGGAGAAGTTCAAGAAAGACAATCCCGATTTTATTGGCTCTCGGATGATCTATGCACCCATTCGTAATACCAATCCCGAAGGCGTGCTCAGCTACATTGAAACCCTGAAAGAGATCAAG GCCCAATATCCTGACTTCATAGCCGGCTTCGATCTGGTGGGACAGGAGGAGTTGGGACGACCGCTCAGCGAGTTTATCGATCAACTGCTGGAGATTCCAGAGGACATTGACTTCTACTTCCATGCCGGCGAGACGAACTGGTTTGGCTCCTCAGTCGATGAGAATCTGATTGATGCCATTCTGCTGGGCACAAAGCGCATTGGACATGGCTTTGGTCTGGTCAAGCATCCGGTGGTCCTCGATATGCTGAAGAAGCTGAACGTGGCCATCGAAGTGAATCCCATTTCGAACCAGGTGCTGCAGCTGATAACCGACTTCCGGAACCATCCCTGTGCCACCTTTTTCGCCGATGGCTATCCCGTGGTGATCTCCTCGGACGATCCATCCTTCTGGAAGGCCACGCCTCTGACGCACGACTTTTACATCGCCTTCCTGGGAATTGCCTCGCAGCACTCGGATCTGCGGCTGCTCAAGAAGTTGGCCCTCAACTCCATCCAGTATAGCTCTCTGCCGACAGAGCAGCAGTTCGAGGCCCTGGAGAAGTGGCAGGCCAAGTGGGATCAGTTCATTGCGGATGTTAACGAGGAGTCCACGAACCGTGGATCATCCAGTCTGCACCTTGATTGA
- the LOC108152399 gene encoding adenosine deaminase 2, with amino-acid sequence MAARGLSQNGEHHSHDSPLAARVIRLDVAGELPPNPRLRSTLKYDTVCFNAAISLALFAAFTMLGVAMFFLTPLKDLQATPEELFARKHHSMVAKEQRMQVGGKLNLSPLEEMANARLVKQADMEVQRLWVNYSSNTPQFLKDHKISETDLYGMLKSMPKGGLLHIHDAGMMKLEILIELTYRDDLWVCVGMDHVFENFRFSNVFPHIRPSSDDYKCIWMLMSNYHTFEWRDRYEEMLKDGLSLREGGYKNSAELACHMRRSHRLIHGLVTYQPLWSSFLFRMLEDFYSDGVHYVELRSSLPLLYDLKGTNFTILDTVSSIVTISKMFKSTYPDFIGIKIIYTPARDLNDSRMDQYVENARLLKTHFPDLFAGLDLNTFGDECTMPGLGEATQLLHIGEEIDFYFQAGESRCPDMTKPHANLIDAVLLGSKRIGHALNIPQHPELLRTMRHMQVAVELCPLSNHYMQYIQDFREHPAAYLLAAGYPIVMGSDYPHFWDAAPLTDDFYVAFVGIVSGRGNIRLLKQLALNSFLYSSLSCTERTSAINQWSCSWNRWIKEFVNQTNIAPIEDTS; translated from the exons atggCTGCTAGAGGGTTATCCCAAAATGGAGAGCACCATTCGCatgattctccgctggcggcaagAGTGATCCGCCTGGACGTTGCGGGGGAGCTACCCCCAAACCCACGGCTGCGGAGCACTCTCAAATATGACACCGTGTGCTTCAACGCAGCCATTTCGTTGGCTTTGTTTGCCGCATTCACCATGTTGGGGGTGGCCATGTTTTTTCTTACGCCCTTAAAAGACTTACAGGCCACTCCCGAGGAGCTCTTTGCCCGGAAGCACCACAGCATGGTGGCAAAGGAGCAACGGATGCAAGTGGGGGGCAAGCTGAACCTGAGTCCCCTCGAAGAGATGGCCAATGCCCGGCTAGTCAAGCAGGCGGACATGGAGGTGCAACGCTTGTGGGTGAACTACTCTTCGAACACGCCGCAGTTCCTCAAAGACCACAAGATCAGTGAGACGGATCTGTATGGTATGCTCAAGAGCATGCCAAAGGGCGGACTGCTCCACATCCATGATGCCGGCATGATGAAGCTTGAAATTCTCATCGAGCTCACGTACCGCGACGACCTGTGGGTCTGTGTCGGCATGGACCACGTGTTCGAGAACTTTCGGTTCTCCAACGTCTTTCCCCACATTCGTCCGTCTTCGGACGACTACAAATGCATCTGGATGCTGATGAGCAACTACCACACGTTCGAGTGGCGAGACCGCTACGAGGAGATGCTCAAGGACGGTCTCTCGCTCCGGGAGGGTGGCTACAAGAACTCTGCAGAGCTGGCCTGCCACATGCGCCGGAGCCATCGCCTCATCCATGGCCTGGTCACGTACCAGCCCCTCTGGTCGAGCTTCCTGTTCCGAATGCTCGAGGATTTCTATAGTGATGGCGTCCACTATGTGGAGCTGCGCTCTTCCCTGCCACTT TTGTACGATCTGAAGGGCACTAACTTCACCATTCTGGACACAGTCAGTTCGATCGTTACCATATCGAAAATGTTCAAGTCCACCTACCCCGACTTCATTGGCATCAAGATAATATATACGCCGGCCAGGGACTTGAATGATAGCCGCATGGATCAGTATGTGGAAAATGCCCGCCTACTGAAG ACCCACTTTCCCGATCTATTTGCGGGCCTCGATCTGAACACGTTCGGCGACGAGTGCACGATGCCAGGACTGGGCGAGGCCACACAGCTCCTGCATATTGGCGAGGAGATCGACTTCTACTTCCAGGCAGGCGAGTCCCGCTGCCCGGACATGACCAAACCACATGCGAATCTCATCGACGCAGTGCTTCTGGGCAGCAAGAGGATCGGGCATGCCCTCAACATCCCCCAACATCCAGAACTCTTGCGGACCATGCGCCACATGCAGGTGGCCGTAGAGTTGTGTCCGCTCTCTAACCACTATATGCAGTATATTCAAGATTTCCGCGAGCATCCGGCAGCGTATTTGCTAGCTGCAGGCTACCCCATCGTTATGGGCTCCGATTATCCCCATTTCTGGGACGCAGCCCCCCTCACCGACGACTTCTACGTGGCCTTTGTGGGCATTGTCAGTGGGCGCGGTAATATTCGCCTGCTCAAGCAGTTGGCCCTGAACTCCTTCCTGTACAGCTCCCTAAGCTGCACGGAGCGGACGTCGGCCATAAACCAGTGGAGCTGCAGCTGGAACAGGTGGATCAAAGAGTTTGTGAACCAGACCAACATCGCGCCAATCGAAGATACTTCGTAA
- the LOC117185875 gene encoding uncharacterized protein LOC117185875, whose product MRLRSSRQTVRVFGTAESHQAVKGVNDCPTLTELNDDCLLLICERLSIDDQWSLLQLDDRLGQLVLRIWCRKYAQHFDCGREQLLKRLSAKEQSQLLHLLSSRTRALLNLNGSSGGCQQWLNRKRKCLAHMQRMSFVESGAWVLYRLPAICPNLVHLQLGLGEGITPVDLHLLFGQLKHLRVLQLQPGWSCPRPWTDIKYGETLESLKLPACLVRATATEIMRLPRLRRLTGFLCHKHTDDDKANAVGSEAAGATISACLKALQDSRGPGNGHGHGHGHEHEPPACQIVGLHLQCQLDSSLLRLMVEAGSGDSFRLHRFAWHSQLTVHYDVSDGSIKWLPQQPRAAHALLPFLADQADSLRELDFTRNVHATTTFLSLLREQQKQQQQRLGYGYREFSVWHDACPRMTATTPHSDPDRDTDADTDADAEQTNDLAFVTLELQHLSNEQRIRARKR is encoded by the coding sequence ATGCGACTGAGGAGCAGCAGGCAGACAGTGCGAGTATTTGGTACAGCAGAGAGTCACCAAGCTGTAAAAGGAGTCAACGATTGCCCAACCCTCACAGAACTCAACGACGACTGCCTGCTGCTAATATGCGAGCGGCTCTCCATTGACGACCAATGGAGTCTCCTGCAGCTGGACGACCGCCTGGGCCAGCTAGTGCTACGGATCTGGTGTCGCAAATATGCCCAGCACTTCGACTGTGGCCGGGAGCAGCTATTAAAGCGTCTAAGCGCCAAAGAGCAGAGTCAACTCCTGCATCTGCTGAGTTCACGGACGAGGGCGCTTCTCAACCTGAATGGCAGCAGCGGTGGCTGTCAGCAGTGGCTCAACCGGAAACGGAAATGCTTGGCCCACATGCAGAGGATGAGCTTTGTGGAGAGCGGGGCATGGGTGCTGTATCGATTGCCGGCAATCTGCCCCAATTTGGTGCACCTGCAGCTGGGCTTGGGCGAAGGAATAACACCGGTGGATCTCCACTTGCTCTTCGGACAGCTGAAACACTTGCGGGTGCTTCAGCTGCAGCCGGGATGGAGCTGCCCCCGCCCCTGGACGGACATCAAATATGGAGAAACATTGGAATCCCTGAAGTTGCCGGCGTGCCTGGTGCGTGCCACGGCTACGGAGATAATGCGACTACCCCGACTGCGCCGGTTGACGGGTTTCCTCTGCCACAAGCACACGGATGATGACAAAGCAAATGCCGTTGGCAGCGAGGCAGCCGGCGCCACCATCTCGGCCTGCCTCAAGGCATTACAGGACAGTAGAGGGCCTGGAaatggacacggacacggacacggacacgaaCACGAACCCCCTGCCTGTCAAATTGTGGGACTCCATTTGCAGTGTCAACTCGATTCGAGCCTCCTACGTCTCATGGTGGAAGCGGGCTCAGGGGACAGCTTCCGCCTGCATCGCTTTGCTTGGCACTCGCAGCTGACGGTGCACTATGATGTTTCGGATGGTAGCATCAAGTGGCTGCCACAGCAGCCGCGAGCCGCGCATGCCCTGCTCCCCTTCCTCGCCGACCAGGCGGACAGTCTGCGTGAATTGGATTTCACGCGGAATGTACATGCCACGACCACGTTCCTCTCACTACTGAgggagcagcagaagcagcagcagcagcggctggGTTACGGCTACCGTGAGTTTTCCGTTTGGCATGATGCCTGCCCCAGGATGACAGCTACGACACCGCACTCAGATCCGGATAGAGATACAGATGCGGAtacggatgcggatgcggagcAGACAAACGATTTGGCCTTTGTCACGTTGGAATTGCAGCACTTGTCTAATGAACAACGGATACGGGCACGGAAGAGATGA
- the LOC108152406 gene encoding uncharacterized protein LOC108152406, whose product MEHLDGCNRPVALPFQPSFLNAVQSFTFEKSPKHPSWIELAKVKKNLCNDVIEQTLSWSGSFNDYACDNAFAGPMPQKMVLVDPITC is encoded by the exons ATGGAACATCTCGATGGATGCAATCGACCTGTCGCATTGCCCTTTCAGCCTAGTTTTCTAAACGCCGTGCAATCGTTTACCTTCGAGAAGAGCCCGAAGCATCCTTCATGGATCGAACT TGCAAAGGTCAAGAAGAACCTTTGTAACGATGTCATAGAGCAGACCCTCAGTTGGAGCGGGAGCTTCAACGATTATGCCTGTGACAATGCTTTCGCCGGACCAATGCCTCAGAAGATGGTCCTTGTGGATCCCATCACATGCTAG